A genomic region of Scyliorhinus torazame isolate Kashiwa2021f unplaced genomic scaffold, sScyTor2.1 scaffold_165, whole genome shotgun sequence contains the following coding sequences:
- the LOC140405634 gene encoding uncharacterized protein: protein MMMKVVLCMGWLMIQMPSLSLLVKMPKKVRTGRGPHSLPGTWKLFPLRTSLTHNNGKWSSETIRVQVQGGGILKQARRKRSASTNTVWEKAQTNAWWKWAAYTGKKNNDGKDCVICAADRPHTQVADIPWGSGDCWTMILKWKKEMCRPYSTIPRIYVHKNRTYKYDAIDCSANACDNLCKGTMPRCQVECILRAGAKHISSHVARQCPIWPKSAVDAVPEEWQVKPNLQVQDCYWREQDAGSNLGNYTGQCERIWDVSDIRGLLNPATANITGGMSPPPYVLEHQTNQLADLWWLCGPEKGLLATLPPDWHGLCARVMLAQSTVILPVESSITSRRAKRAYTLDPNVKLDAIGQPRGIPNEFKARNEIAAGFESIFFWISPNKNTEWINYIYYNQQRFINYSNDALAALGEQLDATSKMAWQNRQALDWLLAEKGGVCVMFGDQCCTFIPNNTSPEGSFTQAMNKLKNLATEMKDNAGFGQGVWSWLDRMFGKWGAWFAKAGAIAVTTIVILGLIFCCLLPVLRSFLSRIAARQMVTRVLSSSRSGRTTEEWGNLKSPPQSEFTMTLVEVESRHSMS from the coding sequence ATGATGATGAAAGTAGTCCTGTGCATGGGCTGGCTGATGATACAAATGCCCAGCCTGAGCCTGTTAGTCAAGATGCCGAAGAAGGTGAGAACAGGGAGGGGCCCTCATTCCCTACCTGGGACTTGGAAACTATTTCCTTTGAGGACTTCCTTGACCCATAACAATGGAAAGTGGAGTTCAGAGACCATAAGGGTGCAGGTTCAGGGAGGTGGAATATTAAAACAAGCCAGACGAAAACGGTCAGCAAGCACAAATACTGTATGGGAGAAAGCACAGACAAACGCTTGGTGGAAATGGGCTGCATATACTGGTAAGAAAAATAATGATGGGAAAGATTGTGTGATATGTGCGGCGGACAGACCACACACCCAGGTAGCTGATATACCGTGGGGATCAGGAGACTGTTGGACCATGATATTAAAATGGAAAAAAGAAATGTGTCGCCCATATAGCACTATCCCACGCATCTATGTACACAAGAATCGAACTTACAAGTATGACGCAATAGACTGTTCAGCTAATGCATGTGATAACCTTTGTAAGGGGACAATGCCGAGATGTCAAGTCGAATGTATCCTACGTGCTGGGGCAAAGCATATCTCCTCCCATGTGGCCCGCCAGTGTCCAATATGGCCAAAATCGGCTGTGGATGCGGTCCCGGAGGAATGGCAGGTAAAACCCAACTTACAAGTCCAAGATTGCTATTGGAGGGAACAAGACGCGGGAAGTAATTTGGGAAATTACACAGGACAGTGTGAAAGGATTTGGGACGTTTCTGACATCCGTGGTCTGCTCAACCCTGCTACTGCCAACATAACAGGGGGAATGTCACCCCCTCCCTATGTATTAGAACATCAAACAAATCAACTGGCCGATCTCTGGTGGCTTTGTGGCCCGGAAAAAGGGCTGCTGGCTACGTTACCACCGGATTGGCATGGCCTGTGTGCTCGAGTAATGCTGGCCCAGAGCACTGTGATACTACCGGTGGAAAGCAGCATTACATCACGTAGAGCTAAGAGAGCATATACCCTTGACCCTAACGTAAAACTGGATGCAATTGGCCAACCCCGAGGTATCCCGAATGAGTTTAAAGCTAGGAATGAAATAGCCGCTGGGTTTGAATCCATCTTTTTCTGGATATCACCCAACAAGAATACTGAGTGGATCAATTACATTTATTATAATCAGCAGAGGTTTATTAATTATTCGAATGATGCCCTGGCTGCTTTGGGGGAGCAGTTGGATGCAACCAGCAAAATGGCATGGCAAAATCGACAGGCATTAGATTGGCTtctagctgaaaaaggaggtgtgtgtgttatgtttgggGATCAGTGTTGCACATTTATCCCTAATAACACTAGTCCAGAGGGGTCTTTTACACAAGCCATGAATAAGTTAAAGAATCTTGCGACAGAGATGAAAGATAATGCTGGATTTGGACAGGGGGTATGGAGTTGGTTGGATAGAATGTTCGGAAAATGGGGGGCATGGTTTGCCAAGGCCGGAGCTATAGCAGTCACAACAATAGTCATTTTGGGATTAATATTTTGTTGTCTCCTACCCGTCCTGAGATCCTTCCTTTCCAGGATAGCGGCACGGCAGATGGTGACTCGGGTGCTCAGCAGTTCGCGTTCAGGACGAACAACAGAAGAATGGGGAAACCTTAAGTCGCCCCCTCAAAGTGAATTTACCATGACCTTGGTTGAAGTTGAATCTCGTCACTCTATGAGCTAA